From the Eleutherodactylus coqui strain aEleCoq1 chromosome 7, aEleCoq1.hap1, whole genome shotgun sequence genome, one window contains:
- the SLC25A4 gene encoding ADP/ATP translocase 1, giving the protein MSNQAMSFLKDFLAGGIAAAISKTAVAPIERVKLLLQVQHASKQISAEAQYKGIIDCVVRIPKEQGFISFWRGNLANVIRYFPTQALNFAFKDKYKQIFLGGVDKHTQFWRFFVGNLASGGAAGATSLCFVYPLDFARTRLAADVGKGPAQREFNGLGDCLAKIWKSDGAKGLYQGFNVSVQGIIIYRAAYFGVYDTAKGMMPDPKNVHIIVSWMIAQSVTAVAGLVSYPFDTVRRRMMMQSGRKGADIMYKGTIDCWKKIAKDEGSKAFFKGAWSNVLRGMGGAFVLVLYDEIKKYV; this is encoded by the exons ATGAGTAACCAAGCTATGAGCTTTCTCAAGGACTTTTTAGCTGGTGGCATTGCTGCAGCTATTTCTAAGACTGCTGTGGCCCCAATCGAAAGAGTGAAACTGTTGCTGCAG GTCCAGCATGCCAGCAAGCAGATTTCAGCAGAGGCACAATACAAGGGAATCATTGACTGTGTAGTCCGAATTCCCAAAGAACAAGGATTCATTTCCTTCTGGAGAGGCAACCTTGCTAATGTTATCCGTTATTTCCCAACCCAAGCTCTCAACTTTGCCTTCAAGGACAAGTACAAGCAAATCTTTCTGGGGGGTGTAGATAAGCACACTCAATTCTGGAGGTTTTTCGTTGGTAATTTGGCATCTGGAGGAGCTGCTGGTGCCACATCTTTGTGCTTTGTGTACCCTCTGGATTTTGCCAGAACCCGTCTAGCTGCTGATGTGGGTAAAGGTCCAGCCCAGAGAGAGTTTAATGGACTTGGAGATTGCCTAGCCAAAATCTGGAAGTCAGATGGTGCTAAAGGTCTCTACCAGGGATTCAATGTGTCCGTCCAGGGCATCATCATTTACAGAGCAGCCTATTTTGGTGTCTATGACACTGCTAAGG GCATGATGCCAGATCCCAAGAATGTGCACATTATAGTAAGCTGGATGATTGCTCAGAGTGTCACTGCCGTAGCTGGTCTTGTTTCCTACCCCTTTGACACTGTCCGACGTCGTATGATGATGCAGTCTGGCAGAAAAGGAG CTGATATCATGTATAAGGGAACAATTGACTGCTGGAAGAAGATTGCAAAAGATGAAGGATCTAAAGCCTTCTTCAAGGGTGCTTGGTCCAACGTTCTGAGAGGCATGGGTGGTGCATTTGTACTAGTATTGTATGATGAAATCAAGAAATATGTATAA